From one Catenuloplanes nepalensis genomic stretch:
- a CDS encoding AraC family transcriptional regulator, with translation MERQARFDMGGYAGFDQRPFAAHTLNSWAGPGWRALLVQRFTHPDAAGHLVLPASTDHHLWVLTAGAGRMHVDTGDGWRETVIAPGTVGRARPGVATRVRWAATAPMSSVHVHLPAGLVGRVAAELDAPAVTSVDPALLGTLLPSLAAAADRGADPFYADSAAEFLAAHLVTAAGRVPRVATDARVRRAVALMRERLDRPPAVAELAAAAGLSPYHFLRVFTRATGLTPHRYLMRLRIGEARRLLDRGVSVAETADRCGFSSPAHLSAAFLREVGVRPSRYRSA, from the coding sequence GTGGAGCGTCAGGCCCGGTTCGACATGGGTGGTTACGCCGGGTTCGACCAGCGGCCGTTCGCCGCGCACACGCTGAACAGCTGGGCCGGGCCCGGCTGGCGCGCGCTGCTCGTCCAGCGCTTCACCCACCCGGACGCGGCCGGTCACCTGGTCCTGCCGGCCTCCACCGACCACCACCTCTGGGTGCTCACCGCGGGCGCCGGCCGCATGCACGTGGACACCGGCGACGGCTGGCGGGAGACCGTGATCGCGCCCGGGACCGTGGGCCGCGCGCGGCCGGGCGTGGCGACCCGGGTGCGCTGGGCCGCCACCGCGCCGATGAGCAGCGTGCACGTCCACCTGCCGGCGGGCCTGGTCGGCCGGGTCGCGGCGGAGCTGGACGCGCCGGCCGTGACGTCCGTGGATCCGGCGCTGCTCGGCACGCTGCTGCCGTCGCTGGCCGCGGCCGCGGACCGCGGTGCCGATCCGTTCTACGCCGACTCGGCCGCGGAGTTCCTGGCCGCGCACCTGGTCACGGCCGCCGGTCGCGTCCCGCGGGTGGCCACGGACGCGCGCGTGCGCCGGGCCGTCGCGCTGATGCGGGAGCGCCTGGACCGGCCGCCGGCCGTGGCGGAGCTGGCCGCGGCGGCGGGGCTCAGCCCGTACCACTTCCTGCGGGTCTTCACGCGCGCGACCGGGCTGACGCCGCACCGCTACCTGATGCGGCTGCGCATCGGCGAGGCGCGCCGGCTGCTGGATCGCGGCGTGAGCGTGGCCGAGACCGCGGACCGCTGCGGGTTCTCCAGCCCGGCGCACCTGTCGGCCGCGTTCCTGCGCGAGGTCGGCGTGCGCCCGTCCCGTTACCGCTCGGCGTAG
- a CDS encoding SRPBCC family protein, with amino-acid sequence MTGYDVSARSAATADVIFELLITPATWPAWSPIDAAEAEDGDPAAPQRAGDVRIFRTGRTISRERITALTPGRRMEYGGGTLRDYRASVDLRPRPDGGTDIRWTGTFGNGPLWGPFMTWYMRRMARGLAAYAER; translated from the coding sequence ATGACCGGGTACGACGTGTCCGCGCGATCGGCAGCGACGGCGGACGTCATCTTCGAGCTTCTGATCACGCCGGCCACCTGGCCCGCATGGTCACCGATCGACGCGGCCGAGGCGGAGGACGGCGACCCGGCGGCACCGCAGCGGGCCGGCGACGTGCGCATCTTCCGGACCGGGCGCACGATCAGCCGCGAGCGGATCACCGCGCTGACGCCGGGCCGGCGGATGGAGTACGGCGGCGGCACGCTCCGCGACTACCGGGCCAGCGTGGACCTGCGGCCGAGACCGGACGGCGGCACCGACATCCGCTGGACCGGCACGTTCGGCAACGGTCCACTGTGGGGGCCGTTCATGACCTGGTACATGCGGCGGATGGCGCGCGGCCTCGCCGCCTACGCCGAGCGGTAA
- a CDS encoding aldehyde dehydrogenase family protein: MDIEATIAGLGHLIDGRIVRNDATFPVENPATRSPIGDCPEATDDLVDAAIAAARRAQPGWYAAGDRERRRVIGAMAEALTERLEAVVAVSALEKGAMGGAIEAYGGPAFLGHHAAAPLPVDVIEDNDERLVRVVRKPVGVVAAITPWNSPILIACVKVAGALLAGNTVVLKPSPFTPFATLLLGEVWKDVVPPGVVNVVAGGDDTGKALVSHPHTALISFTGSVEAGRHIAAVAAPALKRVVLELGGNDAAIVLPDVDVDLVAAQLFTSSMIMSGQVCAAVKRLYVHESIYPRMVEALARLADAATPVPESAGGSFGPISTRPQYERVRLLLDDALTHGAKPANAGARADGAGYFQAPMILTGVRPGMRVVDEEQFGPLLPVLSFRDVDEAIAAANDTPYGLCGSVWTSDIAAGERLAARLECGTAYVNTHAEVAPHIPFGGVKDSGIGRECGTAGVDGYAELQTQYVYKNPARVATALESGDRVV, encoded by the coding sequence ATGGACATCGAAGCCACGATCGCCGGCCTGGGACACCTCATCGACGGCCGGATCGTCCGGAACGACGCGACGTTTCCGGTCGAGAACCCGGCCACCCGGTCGCCGATCGGCGACTGCCCGGAGGCGACCGACGACCTGGTCGACGCGGCGATCGCGGCGGCCCGGCGGGCGCAGCCTGGCTGGTACGCGGCCGGCGACCGGGAACGGCGCCGGGTGATCGGCGCGATGGCGGAGGCGCTGACCGAGCGCCTGGAGGCCGTGGTCGCGGTGTCCGCGCTGGAGAAGGGGGCGATGGGCGGCGCGATCGAGGCCTACGGCGGGCCGGCGTTCCTCGGTCATCACGCGGCGGCGCCGCTGCCGGTCGACGTCATCGAGGACAACGACGAGAGGCTGGTGCGGGTGGTCCGCAAGCCGGTCGGCGTGGTCGCCGCGATCACGCCGTGGAACTCGCCGATCCTGATCGCGTGCGTGAAGGTGGCCGGCGCGCTGCTGGCCGGGAACACGGTGGTGCTGAAGCCGTCGCCGTTCACGCCGTTCGCCACGCTGCTGCTCGGCGAGGTCTGGAAGGACGTCGTGCCGCCCGGCGTGGTGAATGTCGTGGCCGGCGGCGACGACACCGGGAAGGCGCTGGTCTCGCACCCGCACACCGCACTGATCTCGTTCACCGGCTCGGTCGAGGCCGGCCGGCACATCGCGGCCGTCGCGGCGCCCGCGCTGAAGCGGGTGGTGCTGGAGCTCGGCGGCAACGACGCCGCGATCGTGCTGCCGGACGTGGACGTCGACCTGGTCGCGGCGCAGCTGTTCACCTCCTCCATGATCATGAGTGGGCAGGTGTGCGCCGCGGTCAAGCGCCTCTACGTGCACGAGTCGATCTACCCGCGGATGGTGGAGGCGCTGGCCCGGCTGGCCGACGCGGCCACGCCGGTGCCGGAGTCCGCGGGCGGCTCGTTCGGCCCGATCTCGACCCGTCCGCAGTACGAGCGGGTGCGCCTGCTGCTCGACGACGCGCTCACGCACGGCGCGAAGCCGGCCAACGCGGGCGCGCGGGCGGACGGCGCCGGCTACTTCCAGGCGCCGATGATCCTGACCGGGGTGCGGCCGGGCATGCGCGTCGTGGACGAGGAGCAGTTCGGGCCGCTGCTGCCGGTGCTGAGCTTCCGCGACGTGGACGAGGCGATCGCGGCCGCGAACGACACGCCGTACGGGCTGTGCGGCTCGGTCTGGACCTCGGACATCGCGGCCGGTGAGCGGCTCGCCGCGCGGCTGGAGTGCGGCACCGCGTACGTGAACACGCACGCGGAGGTCGCGCCGCACATCCCGTTCGGCGGCGTGAAGGACTCCGGCATCGGGCGTGAGTGCGGGACGGCCGGCGTCGACGGCTACGCGGAGCTACAAACGCAGTACGTCTACAAGAACCCGGCGCGGGTCGCCACGGCACTGGAAAGCGGCGATCGGGTGGTCTAG
- a CDS encoding sugar phosphate isomerase/epimerase family protein, which translates to MARPITLFTGQWADLPFEEVCRLASEWGYDGLEIACWGDHFEVDKALADESYVDRKREQLAKHNLQVFAISNHLVGQAVCDHPIDERHQDILPARIWGDGEPEGVRQRAAAEIADTARAAAKLGVKTVVGFTGSSIWHTLAMFPPVPPAMIERGYQDFADRWNPILDVFDEVGVRFAHEVHPSEIAYDYWTTKRALAAIGNRPAFGLNWDPSHFVWQELDPVNFILDFADRIYHVDCKDAKVRTGDGRRGRLSSHLPWADLRRGWDFVSTGHGDVPWEDCFRALNAIGYTGPLSIEWEDAGMDRLVGAPEALKFVRNLAFDAPDAAFDAAFSSADR; encoded by the coding sequence ATGGCGCGACCGATCACGCTGTTCACCGGCCAGTGGGCGGACCTGCCGTTCGAGGAGGTGTGCCGGCTCGCCTCGGAGTGGGGCTACGACGGCCTGGAGATCGCCTGCTGGGGCGATCACTTCGAGGTGGACAAGGCGCTGGCCGACGAGTCGTACGTGGACCGCAAGCGCGAGCAGCTCGCCAAGCACAACCTGCAGGTCTTCGCGATCTCCAACCATCTGGTCGGGCAGGCCGTCTGCGACCACCCGATCGACGAGCGGCACCAGGACATCCTGCCGGCCAGGATCTGGGGTGACGGCGAGCCGGAGGGCGTGCGGCAGCGCGCCGCCGCGGAGATCGCGGACACCGCGCGGGCCGCGGCGAAGCTGGGCGTGAAGACCGTGGTCGGGTTCACCGGCTCGTCCATCTGGCACACGCTGGCGATGTTCCCGCCGGTGCCGCCCGCGATGATCGAGCGCGGCTATCAGGACTTCGCGGACCGGTGGAACCCGATCCTGGACGTTTTCGACGAGGTCGGCGTGCGGTTCGCGCACGAGGTGCACCCGTCGGAGATCGCCTACGACTACTGGACGACGAAGCGGGCGCTCGCGGCGATCGGCAACCGCCCCGCGTTCGGCCTGAACTGGGACCCGTCGCACTTCGTGTGGCAGGAGCTGGACCCGGTGAACTTCATCCTGGACTTCGCCGACCGCATCTACCACGTGGACTGCAAGGACGCGAAGGTCCGCACCGGCGACGGGCGGCGCGGCCGGCTCTCCTCGCACCTGCCGTGGGCCGACCTGCGGCGCGGCTGGGACTTCGTCTCCACCGGCCACGGCGACGTGCCGTGGGAGGACTGCTTCCGCGCGCTGAACGCGATCGGCTACACCGGGCCGCTCTCGATCGAGTGGGAGGACGCCGGCATGGACCGCCTGGTCGGCGCGCCCGAGGCGCTGAAGTTCGTCCGGAACCTCGCGTTCGACGCGCCCGACGCGGCCTTCGACGCCGCCTTCTCCTCCGCCGACCGCTGA
- a CDS encoding M1 family aminopeptidase, with translation MLRRTTLIGTVILAMLLTGAQGAAAHGGGFTPGAPGVGDPYFPLDGNGGYDVRHYDLDVRYTPATDVLAGAATISARATQNLSAFNLDFDGLTIRSLTVDGAPARWTRDGAELTVTPRRGLPKNRSFTVVVRYDGVPQTIDDPNLGRTGVFHTDDGMLIAGQPDVAATWFPVNDHPTDRASYTIKLTVPQGLEAVANGALTGTRTRGGWTTWTWDAPEPMASYLVTANVGEFRLNAYRSGGIRYWDAVDPDLYAPPAAPSTGERFALSGVGEPGYRRLTRTLDVPAGGATLGFDATLAVEGDWDFFLVEARTPGQDDWTTLPDTNGHTTTATGAVCAYAEALHPFLLHYVTPGADGACASATGTTGEWNAATGASDGVQEWSVDLGDWAGGQVEVSLTYVNDDVVTPAGVFIDDVVVSTGQGDTSFEEDGDAFDGWTPGGPPEGSAPNPAQWSVGDADDIVTTGDIIDATFARQPEIIDFLSDTFGPYPFRTSGGIVDDIDGLGFALETQTRPIYTKAFFSSAASGAGVVVHELAHQWYGDSLALARWQDIWLNEGFASYAEWLWAEHEGGPTPQQIFEGNYAAIAADSSFWQVEIGDPGPEALFAGPVYTRGAMTLQVLRNRVGDAAFFKILRGWASSRAGGTVTTPQFIAFAERVSGQQLDDLFQEWLFTTTKPTITTAASAAKAAPGLIGPVQPKLRR, from the coding sequence ATGCTGCGAAGGACGACCCTGATCGGCACCGTCATCCTGGCGATGCTGCTGACCGGCGCGCAGGGCGCGGCGGCACACGGCGGCGGGTTCACGCCCGGCGCACCCGGAGTGGGCGACCCGTATTTCCCGCTCGACGGCAACGGCGGTTACGACGTCCGCCACTACGACCTCGACGTGCGCTACACGCCGGCCACCGACGTGCTGGCCGGCGCCGCGACGATCAGCGCGCGCGCCACGCAGAACCTCTCCGCGTTCAACCTCGACTTCGACGGGCTGACCATCCGGTCGCTGACCGTCGACGGCGCGCCCGCCCGGTGGACCCGCGACGGCGCGGAGCTGACCGTGACGCCGCGCCGCGGGCTGCCGAAGAACCGGTCGTTCACCGTGGTGGTGCGCTACGACGGCGTGCCGCAGACGATCGACGACCCCAACCTCGGGCGGACCGGCGTGTTCCACACCGACGACGGCATGCTCATCGCCGGCCAGCCGGACGTGGCCGCCACCTGGTTCCCGGTCAACGACCACCCGACCGACAGGGCGTCCTACACGATCAAGCTGACCGTGCCGCAGGGCCTCGAGGCGGTCGCGAACGGCGCGCTCACCGGCACCCGCACCCGCGGCGGCTGGACCACCTGGACCTGGGACGCGCCCGAGCCGATGGCGTCGTACCTGGTCACCGCCAACGTCGGCGAGTTCCGGCTGAACGCGTACCGGTCCGGTGGCATCCGCTACTGGGACGCGGTCGACCCGGACCTCTACGCGCCACCGGCCGCGCCCAGCACCGGCGAGCGGTTCGCGCTCAGCGGCGTCGGCGAGCCCGGCTACCGGCGGCTGACCCGCACGCTCGACGTGCCGGCCGGCGGTGCCACGCTCGGCTTCGACGCCACGCTCGCGGTCGAGGGCGACTGGGACTTCTTCCTGGTCGAGGCGCGCACGCCCGGCCAGGACGACTGGACCACGCTGCCGGACACGAACGGCCACACCACCACCGCGACCGGCGCGGTCTGTGCGTACGCGGAGGCGCTGCACCCGTTCCTGCTGCACTACGTGACGCCCGGCGCCGACGGTGCCTGCGCGTCCGCGACCGGCACGACCGGTGAGTGGAACGCCGCGACCGGCGCCAGCGACGGCGTGCAGGAGTGGTCGGTCGACCTGGGCGACTGGGCCGGCGGACAGGTCGAGGTCTCGCTGACCTACGTCAACGACGACGTGGTGACCCCGGCCGGCGTGTTCATCGACGACGTGGTCGTCTCCACCGGGCAGGGCGACACCTCCTTCGAGGAGGACGGTGACGCGTTCGACGGCTGGACGCCGGGCGGCCCGCCGGAGGGCTCCGCGCCGAACCCGGCACAGTGGAGCGTCGGTGACGCCGACGACATCGTCACCACCGGCGACATCATCGACGCCACCTTCGCCCGGCAGCCGGAGATCATCGACTTCCTGTCGGACACGTTCGGGCCGTACCCGTTCCGCACCTCCGGCGGCATCGTCGACGACATCGACGGGCTCGGCTTCGCGCTGGAGACGCAGACCCGGCCGATCTACACGAAGGCGTTCTTCAGCAGCGCGGCGAGCGGCGCCGGCGTGGTCGTGCACGAGCTGGCCCACCAGTGGTACGGGGACAGTCTCGCGCTCGCCCGCTGGCAGGACATCTGGCTCAACGAGGGCTTCGCGTCGTACGCGGAGTGGCTGTGGGCGGAGCACGAGGGCGGCCCCACCCCGCAGCAGATCTTCGAGGGGAACTACGCGGCCATCGCGGCGGATTCCTCCTTCTGGCAGGTCGAGATCGGCGACCCGGGTCCGGAGGCGCTGTTCGCCGGCCCGGTCTACACGCGCGGTGCGATGACACTGCAGGTGCTGCGCAACCGGGTCGGCGATGCCGCGTTCTTCAAGATCTTGAGGGGTTGGGCGTCGTCGCGGGCCGGTGGCACCGTCACCACACCGCAGTTCATCGCGTTCGCGGAGCGGGTCTCCGGGCAGCAGCTCGACGACCTGTTCCAGGAGTGGCTGTTCACGACCACGAAGCCGACGATCACCACGGCGGCGTCCGCCGCGAAGGCGGCACCGGGCCTGATCGGGCCGGTGCAGCCCAAGCTGCGCCGCTGA
- a CDS encoding DoxX family protein gives MNIVLWVAAGLLAAAFLFSGAFKLALSHEKYVASQPWAADVPAWVPRVIGVLELLGAAGLILPAVLSVAPILVPLAATGLGVIMAGAMVVHVRRAEFAALAPNVVLLILAAFVAWGRFGPYAF, from the coding sequence ATGAACATCGTTCTTTGGGTCGCCGCCGGGCTGCTCGCCGCCGCCTTCCTGTTCTCCGGCGCGTTCAAGCTGGCCCTGTCGCACGAGAAGTACGTCGCGTCGCAGCCGTGGGCCGCGGACGTGCCGGCCTGGGTGCCCAGGGTGATCGGCGTGCTGGAACTGCTCGGCGCGGCCGGGCTGATCCTGCCGGCCGTGCTCAGCGTCGCCCCGATCCTGGTGCCGCTGGCCGCGACCGGGTTGGGCGTGATCATGGCCGGGGCGATGGTGGTGCACGTGCGGCGCGCGGAGTTCGCGGCACTGGCGCCGAACGTGGTGCTGCTGATCCTGGCCGCGTTCGTGGCCTGGGGCCGGTTCGGTCCGTACGCGTTCTGA
- a CDS encoding MarR family winged helix-turn-helix transcriptional regulator: MTDEPRWLEADELEAWKTTAGLLMALPAALDAQLQRDAGISHFEYLILAGLSEAPERTMRMSTLAALCEGSLPRLSQAVSRLEKRAWVRRSPDPADGRYTLATLTDDGWDKVVATAPGHVAEVRRLVFDPTTKAQVRQLGDIATRVMRTINPQGPC, encoded by the coding sequence GTGACCGACGAACCCCGCTGGCTCGAAGCCGACGAGCTGGAGGCTTGGAAGACGACGGCCGGGCTGCTCATGGCACTCCCCGCGGCGCTCGACGCCCAGCTGCAACGCGACGCCGGGATCAGCCACTTCGAATACCTGATCCTCGCCGGCCTGTCCGAGGCGCCCGAGCGCACCATGCGGATGAGCACGCTCGCCGCGCTGTGCGAGGGTTCCCTGCCGCGCCTCTCGCAGGCGGTCTCCCGCCTGGAGAAACGCGCGTGGGTACGACGTAGTCCCGACCCGGCCGACGGGCGCTACACGCTCGCGACCCTCACCGACGACGGCTGGGACAAGGTCGTCGCGACCGCGCCCGGCCACGTCGCGGAGGTCCGCCGGCTCGTCTTCGACCCGACCACCAAGGCGCAGGTCCGGCAGCTCGGCGACATCGCCACCCGGGTCATGCGCACGATCAACCCGCAGGGCCCCTGCTGA
- a CDS encoding Hsp70 family protein translates to MNAGARLGIDFGTSHTVGMLAVDGRPPTPLLFDGSPLLPSAVWADPSGRLIVGRDAQHAAQTDPAGYEPHPKRHIDEETMLLGTAQPSVESVIGTVLGHVAAEAGRVAGRPVGTVVLTHPAAWATQRRQRLEAAARTVFPEVTLVPEPVAAASYVVRRAAGRIPPGGQVVVYDFGAGTFDVSVVRAEPHGLRVVASEGLDDTGGTDVDAAVVELLARTYAARDPATWQRLAAPAGRADRRAARTLWDGARTAKEVLSRATSTVLHVPIFDEEAPLGREQLDQAARPILERTLVATRRVVAGAGGTPAAIFLVGGASRMPLTASLLYQALGVRPTLLDQPELVVAEGALYATTPTASPPPAVPAPGVRQPPAGPWPTGHQPGGQQAGGPQAGGHPPVAHPARSAPIPPQGGHPPVPSQGGYPPVSPQGGHPPVPSQGGHSPVSPQGGHPPVPSQGGHSPVSPQGGHPPVPSQGGHSPVSPQGGHPPVPSQGGHSPVSPQGGYPRVMHAPAQSPGYPPAAGYPPSPPPEHPAAPPPGHPAAQSSGTPPGRPAASGYQAASPPGYPPVAPVSGADAPVSGGMAPATGIPASSARRGLVIAIAVVSVLTLALATSLTVRAAATGSWPFADGPSPAPSVSPGLDPCVVGVWKQQKYVIENTIDGEPTDFTGYDTGTDTYRADGTYEVVYSGSPFKATVRGDNWEHIVTGSITGRYTTTGGELTATDATASGTSKLLLNGKLDNSRNLTTSDDPSSYECDDDTLVIYGTFYGVELTRTAETP, encoded by the coding sequence GTGAACGCGGGTGCGCGGCTCGGCATCGACTTCGGCACCTCCCACACCGTGGGGATGCTCGCGGTCGACGGCCGCCCGCCCACGCCGCTGCTGTTCGACGGCTCACCGCTGCTGCCGTCCGCGGTCTGGGCCGACCCGTCCGGCCGCCTCATCGTCGGCCGCGACGCCCAGCACGCCGCGCAGACCGACCCGGCCGGCTACGAGCCGCACCCGAAACGGCACATCGACGAGGAGACGATGCTGCTCGGCACCGCGCAGCCGTCCGTCGAGTCGGTGATCGGCACCGTGCTCGGCCACGTGGCCGCGGAGGCCGGCCGGGTCGCCGGCCGCCCGGTCGGCACCGTCGTGCTCACCCACCCCGCCGCCTGGGCCACGCAGCGCCGGCAACGCCTCGAGGCCGCGGCCCGCACCGTCTTCCCCGAGGTCACGCTGGTGCCCGAGCCGGTCGCCGCGGCCAGTTACGTGGTGCGGCGCGCCGCGGGCCGCATCCCGCCCGGCGGCCAGGTCGTCGTCTACGACTTCGGCGCCGGCACGTTCGACGTCTCCGTGGTCCGCGCGGAGCCGCACGGCCTGCGGGTGGTCGCCTCCGAGGGCCTGGACGACACCGGCGGCACGGACGTCGACGCCGCGGTCGTGGAACTGCTCGCTCGCACGTACGCGGCCCGCGACCCGGCCACCTGGCAGCGCCTCGCCGCACCGGCCGGCCGCGCGGACCGGCGCGCCGCCCGCACGCTGTGGGACGGCGCGCGTACCGCCAAGGAGGTGTTGTCCCGGGCCACCTCCACCGTGCTGCACGTGCCGATCTTCGACGAGGAGGCCCCGCTCGGCCGCGAGCAACTCGACCAGGCCGCCCGCCCGATCCTGGAACGCACACTGGTCGCGACCCGCCGCGTGGTGGCCGGCGCCGGCGGCACCCCGGCCGCCATCTTCCTGGTCGGCGGCGCGAGCCGCATGCCGCTGACCGCCTCACTGCTCTATCAGGCCCTGGGGGTACGCCCAACCCTGCTCGACCAGCCGGAACTCGTGGTCGCGGAGGGCGCGCTCTACGCGACCACCCCGACAGCGAGCCCGCCGCCCGCCGTGCCCGCGCCCGGAGTCCGCCAGCCCCCGGCCGGGCCCTGGCCCACCGGACACCAGCCGGGGGGACAGCAGGCGGGCGGGCCGCAGGCAGGCGGGCACCCGCCGGTCGCGCACCCGGCACGGTCGGCCCCGATCCCGCCGCAGGGCGGGCATCCGCCGGTTCCGTCGCAGGGCGGGTACCCGCCGGTCTCGCCGCAGGGCGGGCATCCGCCGGTTCCGTCGCAGGGCGGGCACTCGCCGGTCTCGCCGCAGGGCGGGCATCCGCCGGTTCCGTCGCAGGGCGGGCACTCGCCGGTCTCGCCGCAGGGCGGGCATCCGCCGGTTCCGTCGCAGGGCGGGCACTCGCCGGTCTCGCCGCAGGGCGGGCATCCGCCGGTTCCGTCGCAGGGCGGGCACTCGCCGGTCTCGCCGCAGGGCGGGTACCCACGGGTGATGCACGCGCCCGCTCAGTCGCCGGGATACCCGCCCGCGGCCGGGTATCCGCCGTCTCCCCCGCCCGAACATCCGGCTGCACCTCCACCCGGGCATCCGGCCGCGCAGTCCAGTGGGACGCCTCCCGGGCGCCCGGCTGCCTCCGGATATCAGGCCGCCTCCCCGCCCGGGTATCCGCCGGTCGCACCGGTCTCCGGGGCCGACGCACCCGTCTCCGGCGGCATGGCACCGGCCACCGGCATCCCCGCCTCGTCCGCCCGCCGCGGACTGGTCATCGCCATCGCCGTTGTCAGCGTCCTCACCCTGGCCCTGGCCACCTCACTCACGGTCCGCGCAGCCGCGACCGGCAGCTGGCCGTTCGCGGACGGCCCGTCCCCGGCCCCGTCGGTCAGCCCCGGCCTGGACCCGTGCGTGGTCGGCGTCTGGAAGCAGCAGAAGTACGTCATCGAGAACACCATCGACGGCGAGCCGACCGACTTCACCGGCTACGACACCGGCACCGACACCTACCGCGCCGACGGTACCTACGAGGTCGTCTACAGCGGCTCCCCGTTCAAGGCCACGGTCCGCGGCGACAACTGGGAGCACATCGTCACCGGTTCCATCACCGGCCGCTACACCACCACCGGCGGCGAGCTCACCGCCACCGACGCCACCGCCTCCGGCACGTCCAAACTCCTCCTCAACGGCAAACTCGACAACTCCCGCAACCTCACCACCAGCGACGATCCCTCCTCCTACGAATGTGACGACGACACCCTCGTCATCTACGGCACCTTCTACGGCGTCGAACTCACCCGCACCGCCGAGACACCCTGA
- a CDS encoding endonuclease domain-containing protein: MWCDAAALILPAGAAISGASAAYLFGARILARGAAVTVTVPPPRRLREQERLRAVHQQLPHGDVVSFGGLPVTSPARTAFDLGRQVGRRAAIVALDALLHRRLVRADRLAAYAMRRSGWPGVALFTARLAEAEPLAESPMETLLRLLITDAGLPRPAAQYDVTTADGRWLARVDLAYPDLRIAIEYDGDHHRARDTHRHDIVRERRLKGDGWLVLRFMADDVHRTPDQTAQIIAAARRRSTAQGVSAVRVSSTP, translated from the coding sequence ATGTGGTGTGATGCCGCGGCCCTGATACTGCCGGCGGGCGCGGCGATCAGTGGTGCGAGCGCGGCGTACCTGTTCGGGGCCCGGATCCTGGCGCGCGGTGCGGCGGTGACGGTGACCGTTCCGCCACCGCGGCGGCTGCGGGAACAGGAACGGCTCCGGGCAGTGCATCAGCAGCTGCCGCATGGTGACGTGGTCAGCTTCGGTGGGTTGCCGGTGACGTCTCCCGCACGGACGGCGTTCGACCTGGGACGGCAGGTGGGCCGGCGGGCCGCGATCGTGGCGTTGGACGCGTTGCTGCACCGGAGGCTGGTCAGGGCCGATCGGCTGGCGGCATATGCGATGCGCCGGTCCGGCTGGCCGGGCGTGGCGCTCTTCACGGCACGGCTGGCGGAGGCGGAGCCGTTGGCCGAGTCGCCGATGGAGACGCTACTCCGCCTCCTGATCACGGATGCCGGCCTACCGCGCCCGGCCGCCCAGTACGACGTGACGACAGCGGACGGGCGGTGGCTGGCCCGGGTCGATCTGGCCTATCCCGATCTGCGAATCGCCATCGAGTACGACGGTGATCACCATCGGGCCCGGGACACCCATCGGCACGACATCGTGCGGGAGCGGCGGCTGAAGGGGGACGGCTGGTTGGTCCTGCGCTTCATGGCCGACGACGTCCACCGGACCCCGGACCAGACCGCACAGATCATCGCCGCCGCCCGCCGCCGGTCGACGGCTCAGGGTGTCTCGGCGGTGCGGGTGAGTTCGACGCCGTAG